From Rubrivirga sp. SAORIC476, a single genomic window includes:
- a CDS encoding DUF4235 domain-containing protein, giving the protein MLSQKTRWILLSGLAATGTAFVTRSLLRRGWHAAAGEDPPLNPASSETAWTEALVWTVSASVVAGLSRLTARRAAASLMDGPVPEDRYA; this is encoded by the coding sequence ATGCTGTCTCAGAAAACCCGCTGGATCCTCCTCTCCGGCCTCGCCGCCACCGGCACGGCCTTCGTCACCCGCTCCCTGCTGCGTCGTGGCTGGCACGCCGCTGCGGGCGAGGACCCGCCGCTCAACCCGGCCTCCTCCGAGACGGCCTGGACCGAGGCCCTCGTGTGGACGGTCTCTGCGAGCGTCGTCGCGGGCCTGTCGCGACTGACGGCACGGCGCGCGGCGGCGTCTCTGATGGATGGCCCGGTGCCCGAGGACCGCTACGCGTGA
- a CDS encoding KamA family radical SAM protein produces the protein MTALPQHNASDAEWNDWRWQMRHRVSTAEALERYIRPTADERHAIEATADVFRWTITPYYASLMDPVDPACPIRQHVVPQAGEVAPDIVGVVDPLDEVGHSPVKNLVHNYPDKVAFCVTSECAVYCRYCLRKRMVGDADFMMRKDELREGLAYLRATPAIRDVLLTGGDPLVFSDANLDWLLSELRSIPHIEVVRLGSRLPVVNPMRITDDLCAVLARHHPVWLNTHFNHPRELTPEAVAACERLADAGVPVGNQTVLLAGINDDADTMRALCERLVAARVRPYYIYQAQLIGGTAHLRTPIETGMDIMRRLRGHTSGFAVPTYVLDTPDGKVPLTRDYVLGRAGDHVLMETTRGTLWAEPNPLPPGFESAHPLPEVGMPEGVRTVPTGAPRFVYGEPA, from the coding sequence ATGACCGCCCTTCCGCAGCACAACGCGTCCGACGCCGAGTGGAACGACTGGCGCTGGCAGATGCGTCACCGCGTCTCGACCGCCGAGGCGCTGGAGCGTTACATCCGCCCGACTGCCGACGAGCGCCACGCCATTGAGGCCACGGCCGACGTGTTCCGCTGGACCATCACGCCGTACTACGCGAGCCTGATGGACCCTGTCGACCCGGCCTGCCCGATCCGCCAGCACGTCGTTCCGCAGGCGGGCGAGGTCGCGCCGGACATCGTGGGCGTCGTGGACCCGCTCGACGAGGTGGGGCACAGCCCCGTCAAGAACCTCGTCCACAACTACCCGGACAAGGTGGCCTTCTGCGTCACGTCCGAGTGCGCGGTGTACTGCCGCTACTGCCTCCGCAAGCGCATGGTCGGCGACGCCGACTTCATGATGCGGAAGGACGAACTGCGCGAGGGGCTGGCCTACCTCCGCGCCACGCCCGCCATCCGCGACGTCCTGCTGACTGGCGGCGACCCGCTGGTGTTCTCGGATGCCAACCTGGACTGGCTGCTGTCCGAGCTTCGGAGCATCCCCCACATCGAGGTGGTCCGCCTCGGGAGCCGGCTGCCGGTCGTCAACCCGATGCGCATCACCGACGACCTGTGCGCGGTGCTGGCGCGGCACCACCCGGTCTGGCTCAACACCCACTTCAACCACCCGCGCGAGCTGACGCCCGAGGCCGTCGCGGCCTGCGAGCGGCTGGCGGACGCAGGCGTGCCGGTGGGCAACCAGACCGTCCTGCTGGCGGGCATCAACGACGACGCCGACACGATGCGGGCGCTCTGCGAGCGCCTCGTCGCCGCCCGCGTCCGGCCCTACTACATCTACCAGGCGCAGCTCATCGGCGGGACGGCCCACCTGCGGACGCCCATCGAGACGGGCATGGACATCATGCGCCGGTTGCGCGGCCACACGTCCGGGTTCGCCGTTCCGACCTACGTCCTCGACACGCCCGACGGCAAGGTGCCCCTCACGCGCGACTACGTGCTCGGACGCGCAGGCGACCATGTGCTGATGGAGACGACGCGCGGCACGCTCTGGGCCGAGCCGAACCCGCTGCCTCCGGGCTTCGAGTCGGCCCACCCGCTGCCCGAGGTCGGGATGCCGGAGGGCGTGCGGACGGTGCCGACCGGGGCGCCACGGTTCGTCTACGGCGAGCCCGCCTAG
- a CDS encoding peroxiredoxin: MTRWLLLLLFASAAHAQDAPAVGDLAPDIEAVTLVRDTLRLGDLRDRHVLVEFWGTWCSPCVADAPRLAALYARHPRDRFEIVGVALDAADDVRAFTEAHGLTWPQIVEPTRDGRPVTEAFGVTGYPTSFVIDPDGVIVHRGDGAGADVVTVLSEILE, encoded by the coding sequence ATGACGCGCTGGCTGCTCCTGCTTCTGTTCGCCTCTGCGGCCCACGCTCAGGACGCGCCCGCCGTGGGCGACCTCGCGCCGGACATTGAGGCGGTGACGCTCGTCCGCGACACCCTCCGCCTCGGCGACCTCCGCGACCGGCACGTGCTGGTCGAGTTCTGGGGGACGTGGTGCAGCCCGTGCGTCGCCGACGCGCCTCGGCTCGCCGCGCTCTACGCCCGCCACCCGCGCGACCGGTTCGAGATCGTCGGCGTGGCGCTCGACGCAGCCGACGATGTCCGCGCGTTCACCGAGGCGCACGGACTGACGTGGCCGCAGATCGTGGAGCCGACCCGCGACGGGCGACCGGTGACGGAGGCGTTCGGAGTGACGGGGTACCCGACCTCGTTCGTGATCGACCCGGACGGGGTGATCGTGCACCGGGGCGACGGGGCCGGAGCGGATGTCGTCACTGTGCTCTCTGAGATTCTCGAATGA